Proteins encoded together in one Candidatus Xianfuyuplasma coldseepsis window:
- a CDS encoding OAM dimerization domain-containing protein, protein MSYDLNKKQYDKELDLKKVKPYGDTMNDGKVQLSFTLPIQNDEKGQEAARQLARKMGLSDPLIAEAISIEDTYTMYIIYGSVNHVIDYTSIHVKTVDTPVMNRDEIEQYIDDYIGREIVVVGASTGTDAHTVGIDAIMNMKGFGGHYGLERYRNILTYNLGSQISNEELIRKALDVNADVILISQTVTQKDVHIHNLVHFIELLEAEHLRERFIVIIGGPRISHELAKELGFDAGFGPKKFAEDVASFFVEELRQKKESA, encoded by the coding sequence ATGAGCTACGATTTGAATAAAAAGCAATATGATAAAGAGCTTGATCTCAAAAAAGTAAAACCATACGGCGATACTATGAACGACGGTAAAGTGCAGCTTAGTTTCACGTTACCTATTCAGAATGATGAAAAAGGTCAAGAAGCTGCCCGGCAATTAGCTCGAAAAATGGGCCTATCAGATCCCTTAATTGCAGAAGCAATTTCAATCGAAGATACATATACTATGTACATAATATATGGTTCGGTCAATCATGTCATAGACTATACATCCATCCATGTCAAAACGGTCGATACACCTGTAATGAACCGCGATGAAATCGAGCAATATATCGATGATTATATTGGACGAGAGATTGTCGTTGTAGGAGCATCTACAGGAACCGATGCACACACCGTTGGAATTGATGCAATAATGAATATGAAAGGTTTTGGGGGACATTATGGATTAGAGAGATATCGTAATATCCTTACATACAACTTAGGCAGCCAAATATCCAATGAAGAGCTAATACGAAAAGCATTGGATGTGAATGCAGATGTGATATTGATCAGTCAAACGGTTACACAAAAAGACGTTCATATTCATAACCTCGTACACTTCATTGAGTTATTGGAGGCAGAGCACCTGCGAGAGCGTTTCATAGTGATTATTGGAGGGCCTCGAATTTCCCATGAATTAGCAAAAGAATTGGGGTTTGATGCAGGATTTGGACCGAAAAAGTTCGCTGAAGATGTTGCTTCATTCTTTGTAGAAGAACTGCGACAAAAAAAAGAGAGTGCATAA
- the metK gene encoding methionine adenosyltransferase, protein MKRFFTSESVTEGHPDKICDQISDAILDAILTDDPDARVAVETSVTTGLVLVSGEITTTTYINVQEIVRNTVKEIGYDRGKYGFDSENLAVLVAIDPQSPDIAMGVDDSLEHEQGAGDQGIMFGYATNETDEYMPITIHLAHKLARKMSEVRKNGTLAYLRPDGKTQVTMEFDDDNQPQRIDSIVISTQHSPEIAQSQIHADIKTHVIDAVIDPNLLDEHTKYYINPTGSFVIGGPQGDAGLTGRKIIVDTYGGVGRHGGGAFSGKDPSKVDRSAAYAARYVAKNVVAAGLADKCEVQVSYAIGIPHPMNIYVETFNTGHVSDEVIVQAIEDQFNLHPKAIIKELDLKRPIYKQTAAYGHFGRSDLDLPWEKLDKVEALKQYL, encoded by the coding sequence ATGAAACGATTTTTTACATCCGAAAGTGTAACAGAAGGCCATCCTGATAAAATTTGCGATCAAATCAGCGATGCGATTTTAGATGCGATATTAACCGATGATCCCGATGCTCGAGTGGCCGTCGAAACCAGTGTCACAACCGGGTTAGTACTAGTCAGTGGTGAAATAACTACAACCACCTACATCAACGTTCAAGAAATCGTTCGTAATACCGTTAAAGAAATCGGGTATGATCGAGGGAAATATGGTTTTGATTCCGAAAATCTTGCGGTTTTGGTGGCGATTGATCCCCAATCACCTGATATTGCGATGGGCGTGGATGATTCACTTGAACACGAACAAGGTGCTGGCGACCAAGGGATTATGTTTGGATATGCAACCAATGAGACGGATGAATATATGCCAATCACCATTCACTTAGCCCATAAACTCGCTCGGAAAATGAGCGAAGTTCGTAAAAATGGAACCCTCGCATACTTACGTCCGGATGGAAAAACGCAGGTGACAATGGAGTTTGATGATGACAATCAACCGCAGCGAATTGATAGTATTGTCATCTCCACACAACATTCTCCAGAGATTGCCCAATCGCAGATTCATGCGGATATTAAAACACATGTTATTGATGCTGTTATTGATCCCAATTTACTCGATGAACATACGAAATACTACATTAATCCGACCGGTAGCTTTGTCATTGGTGGACCCCAAGGAGATGCGGGGTTAACCGGACGGAAGATTATCGTCGATACGTATGGTGGTGTTGGCCGCCATGGTGGAGGAGCATTCAGTGGAAAAGATCCATCGAAAGTCGATCGAAGTGCTGCTTATGCGGCCCGTTATGTCGCCAAAAATGTCGTTGCTGCAGGGCTTGCTGACAAGTGTGAAGTGCAAGTATCCTATGCGATTGGAATCCCCCATCCAATGAATATTTATGTCGAAACATTTAATACGGGACATGTATCGGATGAGGTAATTGTCCAAGCGATTGAAGACCAGTTTAACCTCCATCCAAAAGCCATTATTAAAGAACTGGATCTGAAACGACCCATCTACAAACAAACAGCAGCTTATGGACATTTTGGACGTTCTGATCTTGATTTACCATGGGAAAAATTAGACAAAGTTGAGGCATTGAAACAATACTTGTAA
- a CDS encoding Cof-type HAD-IIB family hydrolase, whose translation MSMKILFFDIDRTLYDPDTRSIPRSTIRALKQLHNNPNIEIAIATGRAYYMLHNIEEIKPFINIFILINGQIIMKNGETIYRNPIPKDKVLKIVQTLEDHNMKYGFLGEFDETLNIVDEKGKEAFELVDMKLPRVDPNFYLENDIFQMWAFCDRKKHQFFRDQLDNMDLVRWLGGGFDILSKGMSKKEGIKKILELENIPIENAYAFGDGDNDIEMLDYIPNSVAMGNASELAKKHATYVTDDIKNDGLYKALVKLGFIDD comes from the coding sequence ATGAGTATGAAAATTCTCTTTTTTGATATTGATCGCACCCTCTATGATCCAGATACGAGATCGATACCTCGTAGTACCATTCGCGCATTAAAACAACTACATAATAATCCGAATATTGAGATAGCTATTGCAACTGGTCGGGCGTATTATATGTTGCATAATATTGAAGAAATCAAACCCTTCATAAATATCTTCATTTTAATAAATGGACAAATCATTATGAAGAATGGAGAAACGATATATCGCAATCCGATTCCAAAGGATAAAGTACTTAAGATTGTCCAAACGCTCGAGGATCACAATATGAAATATGGGTTCTTAGGTGAGTTTGATGAGACATTAAACATCGTTGATGAAAAGGGAAAAGAAGCTTTTGAGCTGGTTGACATGAAACTACCAAGAGTTGACCCGAATTTCTATTTAGAAAATGATATATTTCAAATGTGGGCATTTTGCGACCGAAAAAAACATCAATTCTTCCGTGACCAGTTGGATAATATGGATTTGGTACGCTGGTTGGGTGGTGGCTTCGATATTTTAAGCAAAGGTATGAGTAAAAAAGAGGGAATTAAGAAGATCTTAGAACTTGAAAATATTCCAATAGAGAATGCATATGCATTTGGTGATGGCGATAATGATATTGAAATGCTGGATTATATACCCAATAGTGTTGCCATGGGAAATGCAAGTGAATTGGCAAAAAAACATGCAACTTATGTGACGGACGATATAAAAAATGATGGGCTATATAAAGCACTGGTCAAACTGGGATTTATCGATGATTAA
- the priA gene encoding primosomal protein N' has protein sequence MIAEVLVDVPAKAVDRTFDYAVPAAFESIIEMGQRVQVPFGPRFIMGYVLQLKETTEVQGLKAIKGVMDLVPSLTRELLELGKTMQFTTTSPLVSIYHAMLPRALQSKYKKTLVCHDITKLDSDVAGLFNRYQEAPYNDSIIPFLPAIKQYIQQGVIEIRHTIQQRGHKKYITYLALEQPDFPVRGAKQQAIIKYLADYDEPQLKRQVLMATKASHSTIKSLLEKGIVTEIEEETYRQIQHRYDALNKCVTFTAEQQVAYDAIHQNLNQHQTFLLKGVTGSGKTEIYLNIIEDVVTQGKQAIMLVPEISLTPMMVSRFKGRFGEKVALLHSRLSIGEKYDEWRKIRRKEVDVVVGARSAIFAPFEHLGVIIIDEEHTDSYKQDTLPTYHAKDVAMMRAEYYDIPLILGSATPSVDSYFEALEGRYTMLTMEERANQTTLPDVYIEDMRYEFQGGNRSIFSKRLKALIDDRLAKKQQIMLLLNRRGHSTFVMCRNCGEVIMCPNCDISLTYHERNDTLRCHYCGHDEQNPTNCPYCGSPHIRYMGIGTEKVEETVKEMYPEAKVIRMDTDTTTSKNAHEELLYQFEHEGDILIGTQMIAKGLDFPNVTLVGVLAADMSLNLPDYQAVERTFQLLTQVSGRAGRHELEGEVVIQTYNPDHYAILYAKDHDYESFYKTEMKIRQLGGYTPYYNIVQILIRDKDVKRVLKIGTSIVMQCRKELEDDVIVLGPVLPKVARINNYYRAQIIIKHQQSPSIDRVLKELYNTYNETIMMAIDKHPQLL, from the coding sequence ATGATTGCAGAAGTTCTTGTAGATGTACCAGCTAAAGCGGTAGATCGAACCTTTGATTATGCAGTACCTGCTGCATTTGAATCGATTATTGAAATGGGACAACGGGTGCAAGTACCCTTTGGTCCTCGTTTCATTATGGGATATGTGCTTCAGCTGAAAGAAACAACAGAGGTGCAAGGACTCAAAGCAATTAAAGGGGTGATGGACCTTGTTCCATCACTAACAAGAGAACTTTTAGAACTAGGTAAAACGATGCAGTTTACAACAACTAGTCCACTAGTAAGTATTTATCACGCAATGTTACCACGCGCCTTACAATCCAAATACAAGAAAACATTGGTTTGTCATGATATAACCAAACTGGATAGTGATGTAGCAGGTTTGTTCAATCGTTATCAAGAAGCACCCTATAATGACAGTATTATTCCATTTTTACCTGCTATCAAGCAATATATCCAACAAGGCGTCATTGAAATTCGACATACGATACAACAACGAGGACATAAAAAATACATTACATATCTTGCGCTTGAACAACCTGATTTCCCTGTCCGTGGAGCCAAACAACAAGCAATAATCAAGTATTTAGCGGACTATGACGAACCGCAATTAAAACGACAAGTATTGATGGCAACCAAGGCATCCCATTCAACCATCAAGTCTTTACTTGAGAAAGGTATCGTTACGGAGATCGAAGAAGAGACATATCGTCAGATTCAGCATCGATATGATGCGTTAAATAAATGCGTCACCTTTACCGCTGAACAACAAGTTGCATACGATGCGATTCATCAAAATCTCAACCAACATCAGACCTTTTTGTTAAAAGGAGTCACTGGCAGTGGAAAAACGGAGATTTATTTAAACATTATCGAAGATGTTGTCACTCAAGGGAAGCAAGCGATTATGTTGGTTCCCGAGATTTCCTTAACACCGATGATGGTATCCCGATTCAAAGGGCGTTTTGGTGAAAAAGTAGCCTTGCTGCATAGTCGATTGTCGATTGGTGAAAAATACGATGAATGGCGAAAAATTCGTCGCAAAGAAGTGGATGTTGTTGTCGGGGCACGAAGTGCGATTTTTGCGCCGTTTGAACATCTGGGTGTTATCATTATCGACGAAGAACATACCGATAGTTACAAACAAGATACCTTGCCAACGTATCATGCAAAAGACGTCGCTATGATGCGTGCTGAGTACTATGATATACCACTAATCTTGGGGAGTGCAACCCCTTCGGTAGACAGTTATTTTGAAGCACTTGAGGGTCGATATACGATGCTTACCATGGAGGAACGTGCCAATCAAACAACATTACCCGATGTTTATATCGAAGATATGCGTTATGAGTTCCAAGGTGGTAACCGTTCGATTTTCTCCAAACGCTTAAAAGCGTTGATTGATGATCGTTTAGCCAAGAAACAACAAATCATGCTTCTTCTAAATCGCCGCGGACATTCGACATTTGTGATGTGCCGTAACTGTGGTGAAGTCATCATGTGTCCCAACTGTGATATTTCCTTAACGTACCATGAGCGCAATGATACATTGCGGTGTCATTATTGTGGTCACGATGAACAAAATCCAACCAATTGTCCCTATTGTGGAAGTCCCCATATACGCTACATGGGGATTGGTACTGAGAAAGTCGAAGAAACCGTCAAAGAGATGTATCCGGAAGCTAAAGTGATTCGCATGGATACCGATACAACGACTTCCAAAAATGCCCATGAAGAACTCCTCTATCAATTTGAACATGAAGGAGACATCTTAATTGGTACCCAAATGATTGCCAAAGGTTTGGATTTCCCCAATGTAACACTGGTTGGTGTATTGGCTGCTGATATGTCGTTAAATCTTCCAGATTATCAAGCGGTAGAACGAACTTTCCAATTATTGACGCAAGTCTCAGGACGGGCTGGCCGTCATGAACTCGAAGGAGAAGTTGTGATACAAACATACAATCCAGACCATTATGCGATTTTGTACGCCAAAGATCATGATTATGAATCGTTTTATAAAACCGAAATGAAGATCCGTCAGCTTGGTGGTTATACTCCGTATTACAACATTGTCCAGATTTTGATACGTGATAAAGATGTGAAACGGGTGTTAAAAATCGGAACATCAATCGTTATGCAGTGTCGTAAAGAACTGGAAGATGATGTCATTGTTCTCGGTCCTGTACTACCGAAAGTGGCTCGAATTAATAATTACTATCGAGCTCAAATCATCATTAAGCACCAACAGTCACCATCGATTGATCGAGTCCTAAAAGAACTCTATAATACATACAACGAAACGATTATGATGGCAATTGATAAACATCCACAACTCTTATAG
- a CDS encoding AAA family ATPase: protein MIKKLRLSQKNQSDYPFNIPSLKHTSTLSLNQPITIFVGDNGSGKSTLLQAIAYKNNSINVSKNDLHSPYYKDVHRLAKSMILSHDVQTRKGFFFSGEDFITYINHLKTMKQQLEAEYQEVADEFKNKSEYVRSLALGPIASQLHQLHETYDGELNKRSHGEGFLTFFKARMHQQGVYLLDEPETPLSPLNQYQLLVLLTDLARSGSQIILATHSPILMALEGAIIYEFTDDGITPIAYEDIESVQFTKHFLNDYQNYLRRI from the coding sequence ATGATTAAGAAACTACGTCTTTCGCAAAAAAACCAATCAGACTATCCATTTAATATTCCGTCACTGAAGCATACATCAACATTATCACTTAACCAACCAATTACGATCTTTGTCGGCGACAATGGAAGTGGTAAATCAACACTTCTACAAGCCATTGCTTATAAGAATAACTCGATAAATGTTAGTAAGAATGATTTACATAGTCCGTATTATAAAGATGTTCATCGTCTAGCCAAGTCGATGATACTATCGCATGATGTACAAACCCGCAAAGGATTTTTCTTTAGTGGAGAAGACTTCATTACCTACATCAACCATTTAAAAACAATGAAACAGCAACTTGAAGCTGAATATCAAGAAGTTGCGGACGAGTTTAAGAATAAGAGTGAATATGTTCGTTCCCTAGCTCTTGGACCGATTGCTAGCCAGTTGCATCAATTACATGAGACGTATGACGGGGAACTTAATAAACGCTCTCATGGAGAAGGTTTCTTAACCTTCTTCAAAGCACGGATGCATCAACAAGGAGTATATTTACTTGATGAACCGGAGACTCCTCTTAGTCCCCTCAACCAATATCAGTTACTGGTTTTATTAACTGATTTAGCACGGAGCGGATCACAAATTATTCTAGCAACCCATTCACCGATCCTAATGGCATTAGAAGGTGCTATAATATATGAGTTTACAGATGATGGAATCACTCCCATTGCATATGAGGACATTGAGTCGGTGCAATTTACGAAACATTTCTTAAACGATTATCAGAATTATCTACGCCGAATTTAG
- the fmt gene encoding methionyl-tRNA formyltransferase produces MNIVFMGTPQFSVRILEAVHDKYGVTLVVTQPDKRVGRKRVLTYSPIKEKALELKIPVFQPRRIKQDFDVILDTKPDLIITAAYGQIIPNEVLDAPRLGCINVHGSLLPQLRGGAPIQRAIQRLYVTTGITIMYMAQQMDSGDIISQRSITIQPYDTSGTLFEKLSVLGRDLLMDTLPDIVAGTNSRTPQDESLVTYAYNLKRDEEHINWGRSCEEIDAHIRAFTPEPQCYSILDNKRLKILEVQPCTYPKNTTFDQYQNGTIVEVQKEYFGVKAEDGVIKVFTVQLEGKTKQDVKTFMNGSGRNMIKLYKVFQ; encoded by the coding sequence ATGAATATTGTATTTATGGGAACACCACAGTTTAGTGTACGGATATTAGAAGCTGTACACGACAAATATGGTGTCACCTTGGTGGTGACGCAACCCGATAAACGTGTGGGTCGGAAACGAGTTTTAACCTATAGCCCCATCAAAGAAAAAGCATTGGAACTCAAGATTCCCGTGTTTCAACCACGTCGGATTAAACAGGATTTTGACGTGATATTAGACACCAAACCAGACTTGATCATTACCGCTGCGTACGGCCAAATTATTCCGAATGAAGTGTTGGATGCGCCACGGTTAGGATGCATCAATGTCCATGGTAGTTTGCTTCCCCAGTTACGTGGAGGGGCACCAATCCAACGTGCGATTCAGCGGCTCTATGTTACTACGGGAATCACGATCATGTATATGGCCCAGCAAATGGATAGTGGCGATATTATTTCACAACGTTCGATTACGATTCAACCGTATGATACCTCTGGTACATTGTTTGAAAAACTGAGTGTGCTTGGACGGGATTTATTGATGGATACGTTACCTGACATTGTAGCGGGAACCAATTCACGGACGCCGCAAGATGAGTCGCTGGTCACGTATGCATATAACTTAAAGCGTGATGAGGAACACATTAACTGGGGTCGTTCGTGTGAAGAAATTGATGCCCATATTCGCGCGTTTACTCCGGAACCACAGTGCTATAGTATCCTTGATAATAAACGACTAAAAATCCTTGAGGTACAACCATGCACTTATCCAAAGAATACTACCTTTGATCAATATCAGAATGGAACCATTGTCGAAGTCCAAAAAGAGTACTTTGGTGTCAAAGCAGAAGATGGTGTTATAAAAGTCTTTACCGTTCAATTAGAGGGGAAAACAAAACAAGATGTAAAGACCTTCATGAACGGTTCCGGACGGAACATGATTAAGTTATACAAAGTATTTCAATAA
- a CDS encoding phosphatidylglycerophosphatase A produces MKPTGLYSRDEMLELNIQTLKERTVTVEEIAEVAYRQQAKWSDQVSMADCIDSVEKILSLRDVFHILQLGAEIDRLTDAGLFKGPIQDILKIDLGMFGIDELFGLELAGLYGTIGKTNFGDIDVNKPLVIDRLNGEGKHGGMCHTFMDDIVGALAAAASTRVAQMLNEIEAHKDPNVEEIKLDLDV; encoded by the coding sequence TTGAAACCAACCGGATTATATTCTCGTGATGAGATGCTTGAGTTAAATATTCAAACGCTAAAAGAACGTACCGTTACCGTTGAAGAAATCGCCGAAGTGGCGTATCGTCAACAGGCAAAATGGAGTGATCAAGTCTCAATGGCTGATTGCATTGATAGCGTGGAAAAAATCTTGAGTTTACGTGATGTTTTCCACATCTTGCAACTCGGTGCAGAAATTGATCGATTAACCGATGCTGGTTTATTCAAAGGTCCGATTCAAGACATCTTGAAAATCGACTTAGGCATGTTTGGTATCGATGAGTTGTTTGGTCTTGAATTAGCTGGTTTGTACGGCACCATCGGCAAAACCAACTTTGGCGATATTGATGTCAACAAACCACTGGTTATCGATCGTCTGAACGGTGAAGGTAAACACGGTGGTATGTGTCATACGTTTATGGATGATATCGTGGGTGCTCTTGCAGCAGCAGCCTCGACACGTGTTGCCCAAATGCTAAATGAAATAGAAGCGCATAAAGATCCCAATGTAGAGGAAATCAAACTCGATTTAGACGTATAG
- the rnjA gene encoding ribonuclease J1 produces MQNNLLKKNEVGVFALGGLGEVGKNMYVVEYQDEILVIDSGILFPEDHLLGIDYVIPDYTYLFENQDKIKALIITHGHEDHIGGIPYLLRQVKVPKIYASGIAVGLIKNKLEKHKGFRVPIIEYQEYEKIVLGKLSISFFRTNHSIPDSYGIAIHTPEGVIVHTGDFKFDFTPTGPDASYHRIADLGRKGVLLLLSDSTNAELTDFTKSESVVSENIKDIFTKIDGRIIVATFASNVHRVQQIVEASVATNRKVAVYGRSMLRTLEVGRDMGYIKAPQGTFIDPHHLKRYPNEQMTIICTGSQGEPMAALSRIAAGTHRQISLQNGDTVIFSSSPIPGNQEGVSKTINMLFRRGANVITNSPLTDTHTSGHAGQEEQKLMLKLIKPKFFMPIHGEYRMLKIHSKIGINTGVRKGNEFVLDNGDVLAVTRRSARVAGKVQAGSVYIDGSGIGDIGSVVIRDRKLLSEDGLLSAIVTVDKETMKLVGQPVITSRGFIYMREHEELTSEMSQLVGTEVQNKLSNSTTINISYLKKTMTRVLSKYIYDKTERNPMIMPVIMIVNN; encoded by the coding sequence ATGCAAAACAATTTATTGAAAAAGAATGAAGTCGGTGTGTTTGCATTAGGTGGTCTTGGCGAAGTAGGTAAAAACATGTATGTCGTCGAATATCAAGACGAAATTCTTGTTATTGATTCGGGTATATTGTTCCCAGAGGACCATTTACTCGGTATTGATTACGTCATACCAGATTACACGTATTTATTTGAAAACCAGGATAAAATTAAAGCACTTATTATTACACACGGACACGAAGATCATATCGGCGGTATCCCGTACTTGCTGCGTCAAGTAAAGGTACCAAAAATCTATGCCAGTGGTATAGCTGTAGGCTTAATTAAAAACAAACTAGAGAAACACAAAGGATTTAGAGTACCAATTATCGAGTATCAAGAGTATGAAAAAATCGTACTCGGTAAACTATCGATTAGTTTTTTTAGAACCAATCATAGTATTCCTGATTCGTATGGTATTGCAATTCACACACCTGAAGGTGTGATTGTTCATACTGGGGATTTTAAGTTTGATTTCACCCCAACTGGACCGGATGCATCATATCATAGAATCGCTGATTTAGGCCGTAAAGGAGTATTGTTATTGCTCAGTGATTCAACCAATGCAGAACTTACAGATTTCACAAAGAGCGAATCGGTTGTATCGGAAAATATCAAAGATATCTTTACCAAGATCGATGGTCGAATCATTGTGGCAACTTTTGCCTCCAATGTTCATCGGGTACAACAAATCGTTGAAGCTAGTGTTGCTACCAATCGGAAGGTTGCTGTTTATGGACGCAGCATGCTACGAACACTTGAAGTAGGTCGTGACATGGGTTACATAAAAGCACCCCAAGGAACGTTCATTGATCCACATCATTTGAAGCGATACCCTAATGAACAGATGACGATTATCTGCACCGGTTCACAAGGTGAACCGATGGCTGCATTAAGCCGTATTGCAGCAGGTACACATCGTCAGATTTCACTTCAAAATGGGGATACCGTCATCTTTAGTTCTAGCCCCATACCTGGAAATCAAGAGGGTGTTAGTAAAACGATTAACATGCTATTCCGTCGTGGTGCAAATGTAATTACCAACTCACCACTTACAGACACTCATACGTCTGGGCATGCTGGACAAGAAGAACAAAAGCTCATGTTAAAATTGATTAAGCCTAAGTTCTTTATGCCAATCCATGGTGAATACCGGATGTTGAAGATTCACTCTAAAATCGGAATTAACACCGGTGTACGAAAAGGAAACGAGTTTGTTCTAGACAATGGAGACGTTCTCGCCGTAACAAGGCGCAGCGCTCGAGTTGCTGGAAAAGTTCAAGCTGGTAGCGTCTATATCGATGGATCAGGAATTGGTGACATTGGAAGTGTTGTTATTCGTGATCGTAAACTACTAAGTGAGGATGGACTACTAAGCGCAATTGTTACTGTTGATAAAGAAACTATGAAACTAGTTGGACAACCAGTTATTACATCTAGAGGATTCATTTACATGCGTGAGCATGAAGAGTTAACGTCTGAAATGAGCCAATTAGTGGGAACGGAAGTTCAAAACAAGTTGTCTAATTCTACAACAATTAACATCTCATACTTAAAGAAAACGATGACAAGAGTTTTAAGCAAATATATTTACGACAAAACCGAACGTAATCCAATGATTATGCCTGTTATTATGATTGTAAACAACTAA
- a CDS encoding LemA family protein, with translation MNWLWDLLIIVVLAAIVWVIIVYQRKRLLRLWNEVTKDEVAFYRQLEKVHRLFYEHLDLVKTEDNLECVRMVRRYRKKRIRSLLLNTRQDLYNSINLLYDEVDEHDEPEYIIMKEEYDNLQKIRRIYNSKVLIYNQTISVFPTRYLALRMNLELKEYFG, from the coding sequence ATGAACTGGTTATGGGATTTACTCATCATCGTTGTACTCGCAGCAATTGTGTGGGTCATCATCGTCTATCAACGCAAGCGATTACTTCGATTATGGAATGAAGTAACGAAAGATGAAGTGGCATTCTATCGTCAACTAGAAAAAGTGCATCGCTTGTTTTATGAACATCTTGATCTTGTCAAGACCGAGGACAATCTCGAATGTGTCCGCATGGTTCGACGTTATCGAAAAAAGCGAATTCGCTCGTTGCTTTTAAATACGCGCCAAGATTTATATAACTCGATCAATCTCCTCTATGATGAAGTGGACGAACACGATGAACCAGAATACATCATTATGAAAGAGGAATACGACAACCTTCAAAAAATCCGGCGGATATACAACTCGAAAGTTCTGATCTACAATCAAACCATCAGTGTCTTTCCAACGAGATATCTTGCCCTACGGATGAACCTTGAACTAAAAGAATATTTTGGATAA